The Gemmatimonas aurantiaca T-27 DNA segment GCTTGGGCGTGAAGAGTTCGGTGTAGGGGTCGTTGAGCTCCTTCACGAGCCCGCGGGCGGCCTTTTCGTAGAGCTGCTGCGCGTCGAGCGTGTCGACGTAACGCAGAGCCACGAAGGTCAGCACCTGGTCGAGTAGTTGTGCACCGCCGCGCGTTGCCTTGGCCTGCAGGGCAAAGCCCGAGGCGAGCAGGGGGACGAGCACGATCGCGGCCAGTGCCGCCTTGCGATTCCGGGTCATGCGGGGTCTCTCGAAGGAAGGACCAGAAAAGTACTGCTCTTACGTACGCGTCGGAAAAGGTGCTGTTCCCGGTCGATATCCGAAGGGACCGGTCTGTATCACCTTCCCCTACCCGCTGAGCTCAGCTTTCGTCGCGCGGCCGGGAACCGAGGACGTAATCCACGTGCCACTGCCGGTCGTACTGCCGAATGGCGATGTCCCGCACCAGCCCGGCACTCAACAGCATTTCGTGCGCTGGTTGTAGGACGCGCTGGAGGTGGGAAGGGTATCGCTGGGTCAGCGGCAACTGCTCGGCCAGGCGCTCGAGGGGAATACGCCAGGAGAGGCGTCCATCGGCCCGGGCCACTTCAAGGATGCGGTACAGACGACGGGCAACCGGGGACGAAAGGGCGTGATACCGTGCCGCGGAGATCGTCACCACATGTCGCGCGGCCAGATTGGCGCGCAGGGTGCCTGACAGCGTGACCCGGGCGTCGCCGGGTTCGCCGGCGGCCAGGTTGCCGAACAGATGGAGTTGTTCGCGGTCGGCCACCCGTCGGCGCTGCACGGAGACGGTGGAGAGGACCGTGAAGCTGGTATCGGCGTGGGCGGACTGCGCCGACCAGTAGGCGCCGATCGACTCGAGCGTGGTGCGTTCGAGTCGGGAGAGGGCGGCCCGGAGCTGCTCGTAGGTGCGCCCATCGGCGCGGCGGCCCATGGAGCGCAGGAAGGCGTGCAGGGTGAAGGTGATGGCCCCGTCGGCCGGGGCGCCCGCTTCGTGATAGCGGTGCAGCAGCTCGACGTAGACGTCCTGGTCGAAAGTACCGGGCAGGCGATCGCCAGGCGCGGGGATAACACGCCAGCGCCCACCGTTCTCGGTAGTAAACGAGACGGGCACATCGTCTGCGGAGTCGCTCAGACGGAAGAGCGGGAGTTCCTCGAGCGAGCGATCGAGGATGACTCCACGCGCAGCCGGGCGGCGGCGGGCGGCGAGTGACATCGCGGTGAAAGGTGGGCGAGGCGTGCGGCGGGCGCTAGGCGGGGACAATGGGAACTGCGGGAGATGGAACTGCGGGGGCTGGAACTACGGAAGCTGGAGGGACGGGAGCTGGGGGAACGGGAGCTGGAATGACGGGAGCTGGGACTACGGGGAAGAGCGGGAGTTGGAACGACGGTGGACTACGGGAAGACTACGGCTGGAGGTGTTTGGCGTAGGTGGCGATATCGGTGTTACCCCCGCAGACCACGACGCCGACTTGTTGGCCGGCGAGTTGTTCACGCAATGGGAAGCGCAGGGCGGCCATCGCTGCGGCACCTGCGGGTTCGACCACCAGCTTGGCGCTGCGGAACAGCGTGCGCATGCCATCGCGGATCTGGTCGTCGCTCACGAGCACGATGTCATCGATGAAGCGTTTGTTGAGCGCATACGAATACGGCTCTGAGCGTGGCGAACCAAGAGAGTCGGCGATCGTGCGTACGGCTTCGATGGTCTGTGGGGAGCCGGCTTGGAAGCTGCGGTAGAGACTGTCGGCGCCTTCGGGTTCCACGACGTACACCTTTGTCGTGGGACGCCACTGTTTCACCGCGCAGGCGATGCCGCCGGTGAGACCGCCGCCACCGGAAGCCACGATGATGGCGTCGAGTGCGGTGTTCACCTCCGCCATTTGCTCCATGAACTCGAGGCCGACCGTGGCCGTGCCCAGTGCAGTCAGTGGGCCTTCAAACGGATGCACCTGCGTGCGGCCTTCGTCGGCGATGATCTCTTCGACACGCTCGAAGGCGATGTGAATGGTGTCGACGAGTTCGGCGATGCCACCGAGATCGCGGAAGAGCTGAATGCGATACGGGTTTGCCGTGCGGGGCATGACCACCTTCGCGGTCGTGCCGAGTTGCCGTGCCGAGTAGGCGAGCGAGATGGCGTGATTGCCCGCGGAGACACCGGTCACGCCGCGCTCGCGCGCTTCCGGTGTGAGCTCGGCCATCACGGTGAGTGCACCGCGCGGCTTGAAGCTGCCGGTGTGCTGGAAGAGTTCTTCCTTGAGCCACACGCCGGTGGTGGCGCCCACTTCGGCTGAGAGGGCGTCGTCGAAGATGCGGCGAACCGGTGTGGTGATCACACGATTCCCGAGACGTTCACGCGCGGCGCGGATGTCTTCGAGCGAAGGAAACGGAACCGTTTCAGGTGTGTACGTCACGGCTACAGCATCTCGGGTTGCATCACCTTCTCCGTCACCTTGCCGTTCTCGACACTCACGTAGTACACCTTGGCGTCGGCGCGGGTGTGCACGACCCGCTTCACTGCGTTGTCTTCGAAGTAGATGCCGGCATCGTTGTCGCAGGCATAGCCAGGCTTCATCTCTCCTGAGCCGATCAGCTTGTGGTACAGCGGACGGCGACCGGCTTCGGCGTCGTAGTGCGGTGAGTGACTGCCCTTGAGGAAGCCAAGACACTTCACGATGGACAGCGCCTTCGGGCGCGAGTCGGTGGTGCCTTCTTCGAACCAGCACAGCGAACCCGCTGACGCCCCACCGAGTACGATGCCGCGGTCCCAGGCTTCGCGCAGCACGACATCGATACCCTGCGCTTTCCAGATGGCCTGTTGATTGAGCGTGTTGCCGCCGGAGCAGACGATGGCGTCGGCCGAAAGCAGCACTTCATCCCAGCCTTGGGTCTGCGAAAGACTTTCGATGAAGACGTTCTGCACGAACGGCTCCACGTTGAGTGGTGCGCAGGCCTGGAAAAAGCCGATGGAGGTCTCTGGCGCATCAGCCGATGCGGTGGGCAAGAAGCAGATCCGCGGGCGTGACTTGCCGGTGAGTTGCGCCATGTAGCCGATGAACTTCGTCCGGAAACCGCCGCCGGCAATGAGGATCTTGCGAGTGGCGCGCGGAGCGTTGGAGGCGATGTCGGTCATGGGCAGGGGCTCGGCGGCGTGGGCGGGTGAGAAGGAGGGGATCAGGGCGCCGGAGGCGATGGCGCCTGCCGCACCGAAGGACGTGGAGACAAAGTCGCGACGTTTCATGTGGACTCTCCGGGAGGTTCGCCGAGGATACCATCGTGGAGGGGGCTTCCGCCGTGGCCAGCGGCATTCCAGTACCCCGATGCACGTTCGTGCCACGCATGACGCAGGGTCACGTGCAGCAGCGGATCGGCCAGGAATTCACGTGGCACGCGGGCGGCCGATGCACGATCTGTGGCCACACCGGCCATGTCGCGCACTTGTTGTGCGATCTGCTCGGCTTCGTCCATGGGCAGCAGGTCGAGATGTGTGCCGAGGATGAGCTGGATGTCGTCGAGCGTGAGCACGTAACCGAGACAGACATCGTCGGGTTGTTCACCCAGTGTGCCCGCATCGTCGTACACGAAGGCCGTGGTACCGGTGAGCAGGTCGTGCAGGCCGTAACCGACTCCCACGTCCACCTGCGTCACGCGCCAGAGTCCGATGCGCGACTCGTGTTGCGCGATGAGCAGCGCGTCCACGTCGGCATCCATGCGTGCGCCGTGACGGGCGCGTTGCATCTCGAGCCATTGCACGGCGGGCGTGGCCGTGGTGGCCGAGGCCGGGCGATGATGCAGCAACCAGTGGGCGTAGAAACTCTCGTCGTATTCAGAGAGTTCATTGTCGGGGCCACCGGCGAATTGATCGAGGGCGGCATTGGCCCACTCGGCGCCGAGTTTGCGATCACACCAGTCGAGCAGCTCCTGATGGATGCGCCGATCGCGCTCGATGAGTTGCACGGCGCGCTGCAGGCGCTCGCGTTCGGGCGCAGGCAGGGCCGCGACTTCGGGGGGCACGGCGGCGCCGTGGCATTTCTTGAACTTGCGGCCTGAGCCACAGGGGCAGGGCGCGTTGCGATCGACGGACACAGAGCGACTGCGAAAGGGATCCGACAGGAAGGCTGGCGTTGTGACGGTGTTACGCCAGCGTGATGACCTGCCCCGTGATATTGCGGGCGGCTGGGCTCACGAGGAAGGCTACCACGTCGGCCACCGATTCGCGCTCCACGTAAAACGTCTTGTCTCCCATATCGGCGAGATTGGTCGCCGTACGGATGGCGGTTGGCGCCACGGCGTTGGCGCGCACACCGTGAGCTTTTTCGTCGAGTGCGACCGTGCGCATGAGGGCAAGCACACCACTTTTGGCAGCGGCGTAGGCGGCGAGGCCCTTGGGGGAACCGCCTGGCAGCGCCGACGCGGAGCCAAAGTAGACGAGACTGCCTTTGGCCTCCCGCAGGGCGGGCAGGAACGCGCGCGTGGTGGCGAAGGCCGTGTCGACGTTGATGGCGAATTGCTGGTGCCAGGCGTCGGGATCGGCTTCGTCGAGTGGGCCCGTCGCGCCAAACCCGCCGGCAACGCAGACGACAGCATGCACACGGCTCGTCTTGTGCGCCAACAACACCTCGGCTGCCACCGATTCGGCGGCCGCTGGACTGGCCAGGTCGGCGGCGTGGGCGGTGAAGCGCTGGCCGGATGGTGATGCGGTCAACTCAGCGGTACGGGCCTGCGCTTCATCCAGCGTGCGGCCGATCAGCGCGAGGGAGAAACCTGTCGCCGCAAAGTGGGCGGCGAGGGTTTCACCGAGTTGGCTGGGACGGCCAGCGCCGGTGATGACAACAAGTGCGTTGGGAAATTTGGTCGCGTTTGGCATGGCATGCTCATCTTCGTGTCGACAGTATTGGCAGGGTCGTTCCGAGACGCGAGGTATTGTTTCGCGCACCCAACGTGCCGACCCATGACCTGAACTACAACTGTATGCCCGGATTCTGGATGGTGCGAGCTGGCGAGGGGGGATATCTCGCCAAGGAGTTTGTGGAGAAGGAGTGTGTCGCTGTCGGATTCGATGGCGTTGGATCATTTGAGCAGCTGACCACTCTCGGTGCCTTCAAGGGGAGACTGCTCGGGGTCTATCCCGATGATTCTCCTGGAAAGCGAGCAGGAGCAGCTGGGGTGGGTCACAAGTTTCGCACGCTAGTTCAGCGGGGCGACCGCATCCTCACGTATGATCCGGATACCCGACTGTACCATCTGGGTCGTGTAGAGGGGGACTACGAGTATCGCCCCGGGTTTGTGAGCGACTATTCACACGTGCGAAGAGTGAAGTGGGATCGGCAGATTCTTCGCGACACGCTCTCCTCAGGCGTTCGCAATACACTGGGATCCACTCTCACGTTGTTCGAGCCGGGTGATGCGATATTGCAGGAGATGCTGAGGTCGGGAGTATCCGCAGAGACTCCCGCCGTCCTGGATGAGGAGGATCGAGGTGACGAGACGACCATCTATCTCGAACAGTTAAGCCGCTCACATGAATTCATCGCGGATCGGGTCAACCGGCTGTCTCCCCATGAAATGGAACAGCTGCTGGCTGCTCTTCTTCGGACCATGGGATTCAAGGCCCGCGTAACGCTACCTGGGCCCGATCGAGGGCGGGATGTAGTTGCTTCTCCTGATGGTCTCGGCCTTCAGAGTCCGCGCATTTTCTGTGAAGTCAAACATCGCAAGGGTTCGATCGGTGCGCCGGAGGTTCGTAGCTTCACTTCCACGCTGCGGGGAGATGATCGCGGGCTGTTTCTCAGCACAGGTGGGTTCACGCGGGAGGCGAAGTATGAAGGTGACCGCTCACACGTGCCCGTCACTCTTGTGGATCTGGAAGAGCTGGTACGCCTTGTGGTTGAACACTATGAGCAGTTCGATACTGTCGGTCGCGCGCTGATCCCGCTGGACCGGGTATACTAGCCCGTGGGGTAACAGAACCGCACAGCGCAAGGTTCCTCGAGGGTTCCTCAACGTCTGCTGTACGCTCTCATGCGCCCGGGTCACGCAGCGATCGCCCACTCACTGCTTAGCAATTCCGCCTGCTCCAACACCGTCTGCGTGGCCCGCTCCTGTTTGTCAGGTGGATAGCCGTACTTGCGGAGGATGCGTTTGACGTACACGCGCAATTGCGCGCGCATGTTGTCGCGGATGGCCCAGTCGATCGACACATTCTTTCGGATTGTGGCTACGAGTTCACGGGCAATGACCCGCAGTTGCTCGTCTCCGAGCACCTGAACGGCGCTGTCGTTCACTTCGAGCGCGTCGTAAAACGCCAGTTCATCGTCGGTGAGCCCAAGCGCCTCGCCGCGGGCGTTGGCGGCCCGCATGTCCTTGGCCAGCTTGATGAGTTCTTCGATGATTTGTGCGGTTTCCACCGCCCGGTTCTGATACCGGCGCAGCGCCTGCTCCAGCAGGCCGGCAAACGAGCGCGCCTGCACTACGTTGCGCCGTGAGCGGGTCCGGATTTCTCCTTTCAGCAGTTTCTGCAACAGCTCCACGGCCAGATTGCGGTGCGGCATGCCACGCACCTCCGCCAGAAACTCATCGGAGAGAATCGAGATATCCGGCTTCTTGAGCCCCGCCGCGGTGAATACGTCGATGACTTCGTCCGACACGAGCGCCTTGGAAACGATCTGCCGAATGGCGTGTTCCACATCGCTTCTCGGTCGAGCTCTGCCCACCTCGTTCTTGGCCAGCACAGCCCGAACAGCCTGGAAGAATCCCACATCGTCGCGAATGTGCATGGCGGTGTCGTGAGGCACGGCCAAGGCAAAGGCGCGCGTCAGTTCGCTGACATGCCGCATGAGGCGCTCCTTGCCGTCTGGAAGTGCCAGCACATGCTCCTGAGCCGCCGGCAAAAGGGACAGTCGCTGCTGCGCCGTGCCAACATACCACGCGCTACGGTCAAAACCGTGGAATAGGCCGACACAGATCTCATGCTTCTCCAACATTACGGCCACGGCCTCTTCCTGATCGAGTGCCGTCTTGCCCGTGCCTCCTGCTTCAGTGTAGGTGGCGAGTGCACTCTTGAGCGCATCGGCAAGACCCAGATAGTCCACCACGAGCCCACCCGGTTTGTCCTTGAATACGCGATTCACTCGGGCGATGGCTTGCATGAGCCCGTGGCCTCGCATCGGCTTGTCCACGTACATCGTGGCGAGGCTCGGGCAGTCGAAGCCCGTGAGCCACATGTCGCGCACGATGACGAGTCGAAATCCACTCGATCCATCGCGGAATCGGGTGGCGAGGGCCTCGCGGTCAGTCTTGTTGCGGATGTGAGGCTGCCAGTCGACGGGGTCGCTCGCCGATCCGGTCATGACGATCTTCAGCAGTCCTTCGTCGTTGCGATCACTGTGCCATTCAGGACGCAGCGCGACAATTCTGTTGTACAACGCCACCGCAATGCGTCGACTCATGACCACGATCATGGCCTTGCCGTCGAGCACCTCGTTGCGGCGCTCGAAGTGATCCACGATATCCCGGGCAATGAGATCGAGTCGCGTGTCGGCGCCGGCGATGACCTCGAGCTGCGCCCATTTGCTCTTGAGTTGCTCCTTGCGCTCGACTTCCTCTCCTTCCGTGACTTCCTCGAATGCCGAATCGATGCCCAACTTCTCTGATTCTGCAAACTCAAGTTTTGCCAAGCGGCTTTCGTAGTAGATGGGTACAGTCGCTCCGTCGACCACCGCGCGCTGGATATCGTACACGCTGATGTATTCGCCGAACACCTGCCGCGTGTTGGCATCGGCTTTTTCGATCGGTGTTCCGGTGAATCCCACGAACGAGGCGTTTGGCAAAGCATCGCGCATGTGTCCGGCGAAGCCATCGTGGAATTCGTACTGACTGCGGTGCGCCTCGTCGGCAATGACGATCACATTGCGGCGGTCCGAGAGCGGGGGATGTTTGTCGCCCCGTTCATCGGGCATGAACTTCTGGATGGTGGTGAAAATCACGCCACCCGCGCTCACGGCGAGTTGCTTCCGCAGGTCGGCGCGGTCCTTGGCCTGCACCGGTTCCTGGCGCAGCAGGTTGCGGCAACGCGCGAAGGTGCCGAACAGTTGTTCGTCCAGATCGTTGCGGTCGGTGATCACCACCACCGTGGGGTTGGCCATGCCGGGGTGCAGGATCACCCGTCCGGCATAGAAGGCCATGGTGAGACTCTTCCCCGATCCCTGGGTGTGCCACACCACGCCGACGCGGCGGTCGCCGGGTTCCCCACCGGGTTGCTCACCGGATGAATAGCGCCCGATGTTTTCGGCAATACGGTCGGGGTTGACGCTGCGCGCGGCCCGCAGGGTTTCTTCCACCGCCACGTTGACGGCGTGATACTGGTGATATCCCGCCAACTTTTTGACGAGCGGGCCGTCATCTTCCTGCTCGAAGGCCACGAAGTAGTGCAGCAGGTCGAGGAAGCGACGGTGTTCGAACACACCGTGCAGCAAGACTTCCAGCTCAGACAGTGAACTCGGCGCACTCGTGGTTCCGCTCACCGTGCGCCAAGGCTTGAACCATTCCTTGCCGGCGCCGAGCGCGCCGATGCGCGCCTGAACCCCGTCGGAAATCACCAGAGCCAGATTGCTGGTGAACAGGGTCGGGATCTGTGCCTGATAGGTCTGCAACTGCTGCCAAGCCGACCAGATGGTGGCGTTTTCGTCGGCGGCGTTCTTGAGTTCGAGCACGGCAAGTGGCAGTCCGTTGACAAACACCACCACGTCAGGCCGGCGGTGGTGTTGTCCCTCGGCCACGGAGAACTGGTTGACGGCCAGCCAGTTGTTGTTCGTCGGCGTGTCGAAGTCGAAGATCTGCACCTGTCCGCCGCCAATTGATCCGTCGGGACGCCGAAACTCGACCTCCACGCCATTCAGCAGCATGCGATGCATGGCGCGATTGCGGTCCATGGCCGACGGGGCGTCGAGGCGGGTCAGTTTGCGGTACGCCTCGTCGATGGCCTCCGCCTGAAGCAACGGATTGAGGCGGAGGAGGGCTGCGCGGAGCCGGTGTTCCAGGACCACGTCGCGATAGCCGGGGTCGCTGCGTTCGGCGCCAGGTTCTCCGGCTGCCATATCGGGACCGTGCCGGACCTCATAACCGAGCCCGGCCAGCCACTCGAGGGCGGCGTCTTCGACGATCGATTCAGAGAAACGAGGCATTCCGTCCGGTGGGATCCGGGAAAGGCTTAAATAAGCAAGTCAATGACTTGCAATTGTTTAGGAGCTTTGTGACATCGCTGTCATGCGATGCCGTTAAATGAACTCGGTGTTCGGGATTTGGCGAGGATGGTGGCTGAACGGGATCTGGTTTTTCCAACCAGCGGCTACTCCGATCGAACGCGGTAGGCCTGCGCCGGATGATTGGGCTCGTTGGGGTGTGTCATCTGGATGACACCGTCCTGAACCATGGGCTGCAGATATTGTTCGCGAATGTACGCGGGGTTTCGGCGGAGCACCGTACTCAGTTCGTCTATTTGCCAGGCTCGGAGAGTCAGCAGTTCCTTGATCACTGTCTTGACCTGCTGAGGGCGGGATCGTTCACCGAGGCCGCCGACCAAAGCGGCCACATCTCCCGGCACCGGGGCGAGAAGCGTACTTCGCCGCTCTTTGGCAGCCAGTTGCTCCAAATCCGGTCTGTTAGCTAGGGACCTCGACTCCCCAGATAGCGGCGGGAGGTCCCCAGACAAGGATGGGAACTCCCCAGATAAGGCGGAGAGCTCCACAGATAAGGGCAAAGACTCCACAGATAAGGAAGCAACGGATGCACCGGACTTCGAGCTGGCGCTGGTGCCTTGGTCGAAGCTGGATGCTGCTGTTGCATTCCCCGCCATGCCCTTGAGACGAAGCCCCGGGACATAGAAGGTGGCTGAACCACGCCCCTTCTGTTCCAACACGGCAGCATCTCTCAATCGCCGGAGTGCCTGACTGGCCGCAAGGGTATCGACCCGGTTCAGCTGCCGATAGCTGGCGTTGTCGATTGCGCCGGCTTCACGGACAACGATCAGCGCCTTCGCATCTTCATCCGTGAGATGGAGATCGCGAAAATTGGCGAGCCACGCGATATCGTCTGCGCCGAGAAAATGATGAAAGAGGTAGCGGGCGACGAATTCATCGCGGCCTCGATCGCTTTCGAAAACCGGCGGCGTGAGGCCGGCCTCGGACATCATTTCCCGCATAACCCGAATCCCGCTGCCCTTCGTTTCGGCGAAACGGGTCTCGTGCAGGATTGCGGCGATCTTTGGATTGCGCGGCTGGGACCCGGGTTCGCCAAGATGCTCGGGTGACTTGAGCGAGAACCCCGGGTTACGAATCTCCAGCCGATTGGCGTAGCGGATGATCTGCACCGGGCCATGATTGCGGTAACTGCGGTGCATGACCGCGTTCACGAGCGCCTCGCGAATCACTCGCTGCGGAATGATAGGCGTGTCCGTGCGTTGCAGTTGGCCTTCCTCGAGACCAAAGGACTGAGGCAGGTCGTCCAATACGGCGGCCTGTGCCCGCCGAATTAACTTGAAGAGCGGATCCCGGAGCTCGACAGTATCGAACCGTTTCTCCGGATCCGGCACCCACTCCTTTCCCGGGACGCGGATATAGTCCACGCGCGTCATGGGAAAGCAGCGACGCAATGCCTGGCGCGTACCGAAGACAATCAGACCAGCAACGGTCGGCTTCCAGTCCTCGCCTTTGGCGTGCCGACGTACTGCGCCAAGCGCCTGCAGCAGCTCGAGATCGGTCCAGCGAAGCGCTTCCGCGTCAACGTTAAACTCCGACTGCGAACGCCGGTACTCGGCGATCGCCTCCGACGAAATGTCCTCGAGTGAGGCATCAGCCACGATCCCACTGTCATAACTCTGCTGCTCCCGGCCCTGATAGAGGAGCGCCACATCGTCATCGGTGCAGCGCTGATCGGTACTGCCGACACGCCGGAAAGCGCCCTTGGGCAAACCCGTATTCTTGAAGAATATGGGCTTGTCGTGTGGTGGTGCTTCGGGAACCGTGACCACGATAACGGGCTTCCCATCGACCTGCTCGGTCGACACGTCCACCCGCACCGGCACGTTGAACATGTCGCGGCACTGCGTGGCAATCTCCGCTGACACCTTGTCCGGCTGTGCAACGCCAACTGCCGAATAGCTTGGGAAGAGTGAGAGGTCATCGCGTTCAACGCCGAGCAGAATGCTGCCACCGCCGAGGCCGGGCTCGTTGGAGAACGCACACACGGTCTCGAGCAATGACCGGCCGGTGTCACTGCCGCGCTTGGCCTCGATATGTTCGTGCTCATCGAGTGCATTCAGGCTCTCGAGGAGTTCAATGGCGCTCATCGATGGTCCTATGCGGGAGTGGAAGAGGCTGTCGATCGGGAAAGGGGAGACGGTCCGGCGACGACATTGCTACAAAGCTACGCCGACGAATCGCTCGGCGTCTTTCACACGAAGCTCGCCGGAGATGAGTTTGGGGAGCAGGGTGTCGCGGAGGGCTGTCAATGTGCGCGACGCCTTTGCGCATGCCACGATTCGCTCATAAAGTGGTCGCGCAAGTCGGTCGAATGCGTCCATGATACACGCACGAGGAGCGACCATGGGAATAGGGCGAAAATTTGCCTTGCTGATCTCGAGAAATGTCGAGCCATTCGCGCGGCTGACAATCTGATCATGCGCGAAACTCGCCCAAAGTAGGAGGAACAAGTTCGATACCCCTGCCTTTGGCTTCATCGCGATGAAGCCCTGATTGATGGCAACCGGAGTCTCGGCTACAGCCAAATAACCAATTGGTGCACGCGAGGACAGCAGAACGGTTCCGCGAGGGAGCAGTCCCGAGCCGATCTGCGAGAGACCAAGACTAGTTACGTAACGCTCCGTTTCGAGCAGAACAGGAACAGAGAGTCCCGACAGATCTTTGGGAGTGGCCCAGGCGTGGGTGCCGTCTTCCCAAAATGTTGGCTCCTTCGTGCTGGGAGTACCACCGCCAACAACATCCGCGAGATCTCCAATCGTCTTGAGTTCCCAATTGTTCGGGATCTCTCCCATCTCCGAACCTTCGAACGAATCGGGGAATAGCTCTGCGATTGGCTGAGGAAGACAATGATGACGACCGTCAGCCTTGGCGCGAACGGGATCGAAATCCACGAACCACGACTTGAAGAGCGCGCGCGCCATTTCCTCCAGCGTTTCGCTCATGCGTCGGTTCAGCTCGATCTTATCGTCGAGCGTGCCGAGGATGTGGGCGATGGCGCGTTGTTCGTCTAGCAGCGGTCGGGAGAACCTGAAGCGCTTTATCCGTTCAGGTGATGTGTGCTTTACTGTAGTGCCAGTAGCGCTAGCGAGAACTTCATTCCGATAGTCAGCGCTGCACAAGAGGTAGTGAAGGAACCTGCTGTCGATTGCTTGCTGATCCTTCACGAGGATCTTGCCGAGTCGCTGGTTGTGCAGGTATCTCCGGCCATCGGATCGTGCAGGAACGAAAGCAGGCAAACCAAGCGTGTCGGACTGTTTGCTGAGGTCCGTCATAGTTACTAGCAGGTCAGCCTCAGCAAGAACGAAGTCCCCAGGTACCGGGCCGTCGAAATACTTGAATTTATCGCTCTTGAATCCACCGCCTATCGAGAAGTTGCCCGGCGTAAGCAAGATGTCGCCACGTGACTCATCGCGGATAAACTCGCCTTGAAATGCGAATCCGTGCTTAATATCGATCAATTCACCGAGCGAGCACTCGCGCCACTCACCTCCCATACCCAAGCTCCTTCAGGTTGGCGAGAATTGAAGCGTCGAGATCAGCCGACTCGATCTGTTGTTCGTGCAATTGCGCAGATAGCCGCCGCATCTTCAGCTCAAACGGCTCCCCATCATCCTCAATGTCTTCGGCGCCAACATAGCGACCCGGCGTCAACACATGCCCATGCTGGCGGATCTCGTCGATGTAAACACTCTTGCAGAACCCGGCCACATCCGCGTACTCACCAGCGTCCTTGTCACCACGCCAAGCGTGATACGTGTCGGCAATATTTGCGATGTCGGCATCGGTCAGTTCACGGCGCACACGATCGGCCATTGAGCCGAGCTTGCGCGCATCGATGAACAGCACGTGCCCGCGCCGATCACGGAAGCGCCCGTTGCGTTTGTTGCGCGCCAGGAACCACAGACACACGGGAATCTGCGTGGAGTAGAACAACTGCCCCGGCAGCGCCACCATGCAGTCCACGAGATCGGCTTCCACAATCGTTTTGCGGATCTCGCCTTCACCCGACTGGTTGGACGACATGGAGCCATTGGCCAGCACGAAGCCGGCGAGTCCGGTGGGAGACAAATGATGAATGAAATGCTGCACCCAGGCGAAGTTCGCATTGCCTGCGGGCGGCGCTCCGTACGCCCAGCGCTGATCGTCCTTCAGCAGTTCGCCGCGCCAATCGCTGTCGTTGAACGGCGGATTGGCCAACACATAGTCGGCCTTGAGATCGGGATGTTTGTCATCGTGCAGCGTATCTCCGTGGCCGATCTGCGCATCGATGCCACGGATGGCCAGATTCATCTTGGCCAGACGCCACGTGGTGTAGTTGCTCTCCTGTCCGTAAATGGAGATGTCGTCGAGTTTGCCCGCGTGGGCTTCGATGAACTTCTCGCTCTGCACGAACATGCCACCGGAGCCGCAGCAGGGGT contains these protein-coding regions:
- a CDS encoding type I restriction endonuclease subunit R, with amino-acid sequence MPRFSESIVEDAALEWLAGLGYEVRHGPDMAAGEPGAERSDPGYRDVVLEHRLRAALLRLNPLLQAEAIDEAYRKLTRLDAPSAMDRNRAMHRMLLNGVEVEFRRPDGSIGGGQVQIFDFDTPTNNNWLAVNQFSVAEGQHHRRPDVVVFVNGLPLAVLELKNAADENATIWSAWQQLQTYQAQIPTLFTSNLALVISDGVQARIGALGAGKEWFKPWRTVSGTTSAPSSLSELEVLLHGVFEHRRFLDLLHYFVAFEQEDDGPLVKKLAGYHQYHAVNVAVEETLRAARSVNPDRIAENIGRYSSGEQPGGEPGDRRVGVVWHTQGSGKSLTMAFYAGRVILHPGMANPTVVVITDRNDLDEQLFGTFARCRNLLRQEPVQAKDRADLRKQLAVSAGGVIFTTIQKFMPDERGDKHPPLSDRRNVIVIADEAHRSQYEFHDGFAGHMRDALPNASFVGFTGTPIEKADANTRQVFGEYISVYDIQRAVVDGATVPIYYESRLAKLEFAESEKLGIDSAFEEVTEGEEVERKEQLKSKWAQLEVIAGADTRLDLIARDIVDHFERRNEVLDGKAMIVVMSRRIAVALYNRIVALRPEWHSDRNDEGLLKIVMTGSASDPVDWQPHIRNKTDREALATRFRDGSSGFRLVIVRDMWLTGFDCPSLATMYVDKPMRGHGLMQAIARVNRVFKDKPGGLVVDYLGLADALKSALATYTEAGGTGKTALDQEEAVAVMLEKHEICVGLFHGFDRSAWYVGTAQQRLSLLPAAQEHVLALPDGKERLMRHVSELTRAFALAVPHDTAMHIRDDVGFFQAVRAVLAKNEVGRARPRSDVEHAIRQIVSKALVSDEVIDVFTAAGLKKPDISILSDEFLAEVRGMPHRNLAVELLQKLLKGEIRTRSRRNVVQARSFAGLLEQALRRYQNRAVETAQIIEELIKLAKDMRAANARGEALGLTDDELAFYDALEVNDSAVQVLGDEQLRVIARELVATIRKNVSIDWAIRDNMRAQLRVYVKRILRKYGYPPDKQERATQTVLEQAELLSSEWAIAA
- a CDS encoding ATP-binding protein encodes the protein MSAIELLESLNALDEHEHIEAKRGSDTGRSLLETVCAFSNEPGLGGGSILLGVERDDLSLFPSYSAVGVAQPDKVSAEIATQCRDMFNVPVRVDVSTEQVDGKPVIVVTVPEAPPHDKPIFFKNTGLPKGAFRRVGSTDQRCTDDDVALLYQGREQQSYDSGIVADASLEDISSEAIAEYRRSQSEFNVDAEALRWTDLELLQALGAVRRHAKGEDWKPTVAGLIVFGTRQALRRCFPMTRVDYIRVPGKEWVPDPEKRFDTVELRDPLFKLIRRAQAAVLDDLPQSFGLEEGQLQRTDTPIIPQRVIREALVNAVMHRSYRNHGPVQIIRYANRLEIRNPGFSLKSPEHLGEPGSQPRNPKIAAILHETRFAETKGSGIRVMREMMSEAGLTPPVFESDRGRDEFVARYLFHHFLGADDIAWLANFRDLHLTDEDAKALIVVREAGAIDNASYRQLNRVDTLAASQALRRLRDAAVLEQKGRGSATFYVPGLRLKGMAGNATAASSFDQGTSASSKSGASVASLSVESLPLSVELSALSGEFPSLSGDLPPLSGESRSLANRPDLEQLAAKERRSTLLAPVPGDVAALVGGLGERSRPQQVKTVIKELLTLRAWQIDELSTVLRRNPAYIREQYLQPMVQDGVIQMTHPNEPNHPAQAYRVRSE
- a CDS encoding restriction endonuclease subunit S, whose product is MGGEWRECSLGELIDIKHGFAFQGEFIRDESRGDILLTPGNFSIGGGFKSDKFKYFDGPVPGDFVLAEADLLVTMTDLSKQSDTLGLPAFVPARSDGRRYLHNQRLGKILVKDQQAIDSRFLHYLLCSADYRNEVLASATGTTVKHTSPERIKRFRFSRPLLDEQRAIAHILGTLDDKIELNRRMSETLEEMARALFKSWFVDFDPVRAKADGRHHCLPQPIAELFPDSFEGSEMGEIPNNWELKTIGDLADVVGGGTPSTKEPTFWEDGTHAWATPKDLSGLSVPVLLETERYVTSLGLSQIGSGLLPRGTVLLSSRAPIGYLAVAETPVAINQGFIAMKPKAGVSNLFLLLWASFAHDQIVSRANGSTFLEISKANFRPIPMVAPRACIMDAFDRLARPLYERIVACAKASRTLTALRDTLLPKLISGELRVKDAERFVGVAL